The genomic DNA GGTCACAACGCATCTCTTGTATTCAAACGACATGGATGATTCCGCCCCCGAGAAGGACCTTTCACCGGAGCGCGAGGCGCAACTGCGCGACCTTGCCGGGCGGCTTGGCATCGAAATGGGTGACATAGCCCTCTACGACCAGGCCATGACCCACGCCTCCAGTGTGGCCGAGTCCGGATGCGGCGGGCAGGATTATGAGTCGCTGGAATTTCTGGGAGATGCGGTGCTGGGCCTGGCGGTGGCGCACCACCTCTTCGCCCATGTCCCCGACCGTTCGCCGGGCGAGTACAGCAGGATGCGGGCGGGGATGGTGAACCGCAACGCGGTGGCGCGGGTCGCGCAGTCTCTGGGCATCGCCCCGTTCATACAACTGGGGCGGGGCGAGGAGGCCTGCGGCGGACGGCGCAGGGCCTCGCTGATTGCGGACTGTCTGGAGGCGCTGCTTGGCGCGCTGTACTTGGACCGGGGCTGGCAGGAGGCGCGGAATTTCGCCGCGCGCGCGTTCCGGGACGAGTTTGTGCGGGCCTGCGCGGTGGACCGGGTCTGGGACTACAAGTCCCGGCTGCAGAACCACTGCCAGGCGGCCTATCTGGGCCTGCCCAGGTTTGATCTGGTGCGGTCCGAGGGGCCGGACCACCGCAAGGAGTTCGAGGTGGAGGTGTTTGTGCGGGATGAGGCGGCGGGGCG from Candidatus Hydrogenedentota bacterium includes the following:
- the rnc gene encoding ribonuclease III, which gives rise to MDDSAPEKDLSPEREAQLRDLAGRLGIEMGDIALYDQAMTHASSVAESGCGGQDYESLEFLGDAVLGLAVAHHLFAHVPDRSPGEYSRMRAGMVNRNAVARVAQSLGIAPFIQLGRGEEACGGRRRASLIADCLEALLGALYLDRGWQEARNFAARAFRDEFVRACAVDRVWDYKSRLQNHCQAAYLGLPRFDLVRSEGPDHRKEFEVEVFVRDEAAGRGRGHSKKEAEQAAAREALRREGVELA